Part of the Acidobacteriota bacterium genome, GGCACCGCGACGATGGACTGGATGGAGCAGGAGCAGGAGCGCGGCATCACGATCACGTCGGCGGCCACGAGTTGCACCTGGAAGGACCACCGGATCAACATCATCGACACGCCGGGACACGTCGACTTCACCGCCGAGGTCGAACGGTCCCTGCGCGTTCTCGATGGCACCGTGGCCCTGTTCGACGCGGTTGCCGGGGTCGAGCCCCAGAGCGAGACCGTGTGGCGGCAGGCGGATCGGTACGGGGTGCCGCGGATCGCGTTCGTCAACAAGATGGACCGGGTCGGGGCGGACTTCGAGCGCTGTGTGCGCATGATGCGGGAGCGGCTCGGCGCTTCACCGGTCGTGCTGCAGTTGCCCTTGGGGCGCGAGGACGCGTTCGCCGGTGTGATCGACCTGGTCGAGATGTCGGCCTACATCTACGAGGACGAGAGCCTTGGGGCGCAGTTCCGGGAGCTGGGAATCCCCGAGGAGTACGCGGACCTGGCCCTCGCCGCCCGCGAAGAGATGGTCGAGGCGGTTGCCGAGACGGACGAGGAGCTCCTGGAGAAGTACCTTTCCGGGGCGGAGGTCACGAACGACGAGCTGCGGGCGGCCCTGCGCCGGGCGACGGTTTCGAACAGCCTGCAACCGGTCTTCTGCGGTTCGGCCTTCCGCAACAAGGGCGTCCAGCCTCTGCTCGACGCGGTGCTCGAGTACCTGCCGTCGCCGCTCGACGTGCCGCCGATCGAGGGCCTGGTGGCCGGCGACGAGAAGGCGGTGCGCGAGCCGACGGACGACGCGCCGTTCAGCGCCCTGGTGTTCAAGATCATGACCGATCCGTTCGTCGGTCAACTCGCCTACCTGCGGGTCTACTCGGGCCGGCTCGAGACCGGACAATCGGTCCTGAACGCGAACCGCGGCGGCAAGGAGCGGATCGGACGGCTGCTCAAGATGCACGCCAACAAGCGCGAAGAGATCAAGCGGGTCTGGTGTGGCGACATCGCCGCGGCCGTCGGTCTGAGGAACGTGACCACGGGCGACACGATCTGCGATCCACGGGCGGCGATCGTCCTGGAGGCGATGGACTTCCCGGAGCCGGTTCTTTCCGTGTCGATCGAGCCGAAGACGAAGGCGGACCAGGAGAAGCTGGGTCTCGCGCTCGAGAAACTGATGCGCGAGGACCCGACGTTCAGGGTCCATACGGACCCGGATACGGCCCAGACGCTGATCTCGGGCATGGGCGAACTCCACCTCGACATCATCACGGACCGCCTGGTGCGCGAGTTCAGGGTCGGTGCCAGCGTCGGACGGCCTCAGGTGGCGTATCGAGAGACGATCACCGCCGAAGCCTCGGGCGAAGGCCGGTTCGTGCGTCAGTCGGGCGGCCGCGGACAGTACGGCCACTGCCGGGTACGGGTGCGGCCGGCCGAGGGTGACGGCTTCGAGTTCGAGGACTCCACGAAGGGTGGCGTGATCCCGAGGGAGTTCATCAAGTCGATCGGCCAGGGCATCGGCGAGGCACTGGAAGCGGGCCCCCTGGCGGGCTATCCGGTGACCGGCGTCGCCGTTGAGGTCTACGACGGCAGCTCCCACGAGGTCGATTCCTCCGAGATCGCGTTCAAGATCGCCGGCTCGATGGCCTGGCGCGATGCGGCCAAGGACGCGGAGCCGGTGCTGCTGGAGCCGGTCATGGCCGTCGAGGTGGTGACCCCCGAGGAGTACATGGGCGAGGTGATGGGCGATCTCAGCTCGCGACGGGGCAAGGTGCAGGGCATGGAGATGCGCCAGAAGATCCAGGTGGTCAATGTCCGCGTCCCGCTGGCGGAGATGTTCGGCTACGCCACCGATCTGCGCTCGGCGACCCAGGGTCGGGCGACCTACTCGATGCAGTTCGAGTCCTACGAACCGGCGCCGAGGAATGTGAGCGAGGAGGTCGTGGCCAAGGCCACAGGCTGAGCCCCTGAGCGGGCGCGTCCGGCAACCGTTACGGAAAACCGTTTCAGAAACACGATCAAGCACACAAAAGAGTCAGCAGGAGCACCGCAATGGCGAAGGAGAAGTTCGAGCGTACGAAGCCGCACGTGAACGTGGGGACGATCGGTCACGTGGATCACGGCAAGACGACGCTGACGGCAGCGATCACGAACATTCTGGCGAAGGCCGGAGGTGCGGAGTACGTGCCGTTCGACGAGATCGACAAGGCCCCTGAGGAGCGGGAGCGCGGGATCACGATCGCGACGGCTCACGTGGAGTACGAGACGGAGAACCGTCACTACGCTCACGTGGACTGTCCTGGTCACGCGGACTACGTGAAGAACATGATCACGGGCGCCGCCCAGATGGACGGTGCGATCCTGGTGGTGTCGGCGGCAGACGGTCCGATGCCCCAGACGCGCGAGCACGTGCTGCTGGCTCGTCAGGTTGGCGTGCCGTACATCGTGGTGTTCATGAACAAGTGCGACATGGTGGACGACGAGGAGCTGTTGGACCTGGTGGAGCTGGAGCTTCAGGACCTGTTGTCGTCGTTCGAGTTTCCTGGCGACGAGATTCCGATCATTCGCGGTTCGGCGCTGGAGGCGCTGGAGAGCGGGGAACCGGGCAGCGAGTGGGGTTCGAAGGTGGTGGAGCTTCTGGAGGCTGTGGATTCGTACATACCGACTCCCGAGCGCGCGGTGGACCAGGACTTTCTGATGCCGATCGAGGACATTTTCACGATTTCTGGTCGCGGCACGGTGGTGACGGGGCGCGTGGAGCGCGGCCGGGTGACGGTCGGCGACACGGTGGAGATCGTGGGCATTCGGGAGACGAAGTCGACGGTGGTGACGGGCGTGGAGATGTTCCGGAAGCTGCTGGACTCTGGCGAGGCCGGGGACAACATCGGCGTGTTGCTTCGTGGCACGAAGAAGGACGAGGTGGAGCGTGGTCAGGTGCTTGCGGTGCCGAAGTCGATCACTCCTCACACGAAGTTCAAGGGCGAGGTGTACGTGTTGAACAAGGACGAGGGCGGTCGTCACACGCCGTTCTTCGACGGTTACCGTCCTCAGTTCTACTTCCGGACGACGGACGTGACGGGTGTGGCGAACCTGCCGGCGGGCACGGAGATGGTGATGCCGGGCGACAACGTGGCGCTGGACGTGGAGCTGATCGCTCCGATCGCGATGGAGAAGGGCGTGCGCTTCGCCATTCGCGAGGGCGGCCGTACGGTCGGCGCCGGCACCGTCACCGACATCGTCGAGTAGGAAGCGTCGAGTGAGAAGCAAGGTGCGGTACGCATTCGAGGAAGGTTGGGAGCAGGCAGCATGGTGAACGAGAAGATCCGTATCCGGCTCAAGGCCTTCGACTACCGCATCCTGGATACGTCGACGCACGAGATCGTCGACACCGCGCGGCGTAGTGGCGCGCGCGTCGTCGGACCGATTCCGTTGCCGACCCACATCGCGCGCTACACGGTGAACCGTTCGCCGCATGTGGACAAGAAGTCGCGGGAGCAGTTCGAGATCCGCACCCACAAGCGGTTGCTGGACATCTTCGAACCGACCAGTCAGACGGTCGATGCGCTGATGAAGCTGGAACTTCCGGCGGGCGTCGATGTCGAGATCAAGGCCTTCGGCGGTTGAGTTGGTGTGAGCGAGGGAGATGAGGGCGGTGAGCGATAGCAAGGGTCATGCGAAGGGACTGCTCGGGCGCAAGATCGGCATGACGCAGATCTACGCCGAAGATGGCGCCGTCGTACCGGTCACCGTGCTGGAGCTCGGGCCGTGCCGGGTCGTGCAACGAAAGACGGCGGCGACCGACGGCTACGAGGCGGTGCAGATCGGCCTGGTCGAGAAGCGGCCACCGAAGCGGATCACCGAGGCCCGGAGGGGCCACTTCAAGAAGGCGGGCGTCGAAGCCATGCGTCACCTGGCCGAGGTGCGGGTCGACGCGGCGAACGAGTCGCAGCCCGGTGACGAGATCGCGGTTTCCGTCTTCGAGGTCGGTTCCCGCGTGGACGTGATCGGCACCGGCAAGGGGAAGGGGTTCCAGGGCGTCATGCGCCGCCACGGCTTCGGTGGCGGCCGGGCCAGCCACGGCTCGATGTTCCATCGGGCTCCGGGTTCGGTCGGACAGTCGGCGAGCCCCTCGCGTGTCTTTCCGGGAATGAGGTTCCCGGGCCGGATGGGCGGCAAGCGGGTGACGACGAAGAAGCTCGTGGTGGTGAAAGTGGATGAGGAGAACCGCCTTCTCTATGTGCGCGGCGCCGTTCCCGGCGGCCGCAACGGTCTGGTCATGGTTCGGAGTTCGGTCTGATGCCAAAGGTCGCGATCAGGAGCCTCGACAACGAGGCGGTCGGCAGCCTCGAGCTACCGGAAGAGGTCTTCACGTATCCGTACAACGAGCACCTGATCCACCTGGCGGTGGTGTCGGTCCGCGCTGCCCAGCGGGCGGGCACGCACAGCGTCAAGGGCAGGCACCAGGTACGCGGCGGCGGGGCAAAGCCGTATCGGCAGAAGGGCACCGGTCGAGCTCGCGCAGGCAGCATCCGCTCGCCGCTCCGGCGCGGCGGCGGCGTCGTCCACGGGCCACATCCCCGCAGCCACCGCAACAAGCTGTCGCGCAACGAGAAGCGGAACGCGCTGAAGTCGGCGCTCTCGCGCAAGCTGGCCGACGAGCGGATCGTCGTGATCGACTCGCTTGAGCTCGACAGCCACAAGACGGCCGCCCTGGCCGCCCGCCTGCAGGGCCTGGGGATCGACGGGAAGGCGCTGATCGTCGACGACCGGGGCAACCGGAACCTGATCCTGGCTTCCCGCAACCACCCGAAACTCAAGAC contains:
- the fusA gene encoding elongation factor G gives rise to the protein MSTATSSSRNVPLEKTRNIGIMAHIDAGKTTTTERVLYYTGVNYKIGEVHEGTATMDWMEQEQERGITITSAATSCTWKDHRINIIDTPGHVDFTAEVERSLRVLDGTVALFDAVAGVEPQSETVWRQADRYGVPRIAFVNKMDRVGADFERCVRMMRERLGASPVVLQLPLGREDAFAGVIDLVEMSAYIYEDESLGAQFRELGIPEEYADLALAAREEMVEAVAETDEELLEKYLSGAEVTNDELRAALRRATVSNSLQPVFCGSAFRNKGVQPLLDAVLEYLPSPLDVPPIEGLVAGDEKAVREPTDDAPFSALVFKIMTDPFVGQLAYLRVYSGRLETGQSVLNANRGGKERIGRLLKMHANKREEIKRVWCGDIAAAVGLRNVTTGDTICDPRAAIVLEAMDFPEPVLSVSIEPKTKADQEKLGLALEKLMREDPTFRVHTDPDTAQTLISGMGELHLDIITDRLVREFRVGASVGRPQVAYRETITAEASGEGRFVRQSGGRGQYGHCRVRVRPAEGDGFEFEDSTKGGVIPREFIKSIGQGIGEALEAGPLAGYPVTGVAVEVYDGSSHEVDSSEIAFKIAGSMAWRDAAKDAEPVLLEPVMAVEVVTPEEYMGEVMGDLSSRRGKVQGMEMRQKIQVVNVRVPLAEMFGYATDLRSATQGRATYSMQFESYEPAPRNVSEEVVAKATG
- the tuf gene encoding elongation factor Tu, whose protein sequence is MAKEKFERTKPHVNVGTIGHVDHGKTTLTAAITNILAKAGGAEYVPFDEIDKAPEERERGITIATAHVEYETENRHYAHVDCPGHADYVKNMITGAAQMDGAILVVSAADGPMPQTREHVLLARQVGVPYIVVFMNKCDMVDDEELLDLVELELQDLLSSFEFPGDEIPIIRGSALEALESGEPGSEWGSKVVELLEAVDSYIPTPERAVDQDFLMPIEDIFTISGRGTVVTGRVERGRVTVGDTVEIVGIRETKSTVVTGVEMFRKLLDSGEAGDNIGVLLRGTKKDEVERGQVLAVPKSITPHTKFKGEVYVLNKDEGGRHTPFFDGYRPQFYFRTTDVTGVANLPAGTEMVMPGDNVALDVELIAPIAMEKGVRFAIREGGRTVGAGTVTDIVE
- the rpsJ gene encoding 30S ribosomal protein S10; this translates as MVNEKIRIRLKAFDYRILDTSTHEIVDTARRSGARVVGPIPLPTHIARYTVNRSPHVDKKSREQFEIRTHKRLLDIFEPTSQTVDALMKLELPAGVDVEIKAFGG
- the rplC gene encoding 50S ribosomal protein L3: MSDSKGHAKGLLGRKIGMTQIYAEDGAVVPVTVLELGPCRVVQRKTAATDGYEAVQIGLVEKRPPKRITEARRGHFKKAGVEAMRHLAEVRVDAANESQPGDEIAVSVFEVGSRVDVIGTGKGKGFQGVMRRHGFGGGRASHGSMFHRAPGSVGQSASPSRVFPGMRFPGRMGGKRVTTKKLVVVKVDEENRLLYVRGAVPGGRNGLVMVRSSV
- the rplD gene encoding 50S ribosomal protein L4, which produces MPKVAIRSLDNEAVGSLELPEEVFTYPYNEHLIHLAVVSVRAAQRAGTHSVKGRHQVRGGGAKPYRQKGTGRARAGSIRSPLRRGGGVVHGPHPRSHRNKLSRNEKRNALKSALSRKLADERIVVIDSLELDSHKTAALAARLQGLGIDGKALIVDDRGNRNLILASRNHPKLKTVDALGVDVYDVVDRGYLLFSESAIGRLSAVLKKREKNGGPS